The Terriglobales bacterium genome includes the window AAGGCCACGGAGGGGACGAAGGAAAAGGCGTAGATTGGCTCTTTGCCCTGCCTTCATATACTTCGTGACCTTCGTGTTCGCTCTTGACTCTCTTTGCAGTGGCGCACGTTGGCTCTTCCAATTGATTTATCATCGCGGGTTGGCCTTCATAGGCTGAACTTGCAAGATAAAGGAGAAATCCGTGGCGCACTCACTTCCGCCGCTCCCCTACGATTATTCCGCGCTGGAGCCGTATATCGACGCGCAAACCATGACCCTGCATCACGACAAGCATCATGCCGCTTACGTTAACAATCTGAACGCCGCGTTGGAGAAGCATCCGAATCTCGGCAGCAAGAGTGTCGAGGATCTGCTGCGCGACCTCAACAGCGTTCCTGAAGATATCCGTACCGCCGTGCGCAACAACGCCGGCGGGCACATGAACCACACCATGTTCTGGCAGATCATGAAATCCAAAGGTGGAGGCCAGCCAACCGGCCGCGTCGGCGACGAAATCAAGAAGACCTTCGGCAGCTTCGAAGATTTTCAAAAACAGTTCAATGATGCCGGCGCAAAGCGCTTCGGCAGCGGATGGGTGTGGCTGGTCAGGAGCAAAGCCGGAAAGCTGGAGATCATTTCAACTGCGAACCAGGACAATCCCATCATCGATGGGCACCATGCCATTATGGGAAATGATGTCTGGGAGCACGCCTACTATCTTAAATATCAGAACCGCCGTCCCGAGTACCTTGCGGCATGGTGGAATGTTGTGAATTGGGATGAAGTGAATAAGAGGTTCAAGTAGTTACAAGCAGGTAAATAGAAAAGAAAGGCCGCTCGATTCGGAGAGCGGCCTTTGTCGCCTCTGTCGCCTGCTATCGTCTGAAGTCGGTTGTCGGCTTAGTCGCCGCGATCAACTCACCCATCAAAACTTGCGCCCATATCGTCAGCCATCTGTGCAGGCTTTCGCATCTCCGGCTTAGGCTTTTCATGCGGTCACTCCTGGCGCAAAGCACGTCAGCAATTCAGGTTGCTTTGTAGGTTCATAGAATGTGATGAAAGATGGCACCAGAGTGTTACCGAAAAATCGCAAGCTCCAGCCGGAAATCGAAAGCTGCTGGGGGGCAGAACAGCACCGCGAGTGGGCCGGAGATGGCCGAATGGCCAGCTCCGGAGTTGGAGAGTTCGCGCCCAAGGTCGAGGAGCGCAGCCGCAAAATACGCGGGTGCCCCAGCTCCTGCCGGCGCCGGTTCTGTCTTTATGGACGTGTGAGCGGCTGTTGCTGAGCTGCTGTGGTCACGTTTGCGGGCTGACGGATCAGGATTGCCATTCTGGGAAACGAGAAGCTGCCACCGGCATCGTCGATCACGTTTACCTGGCAGGTGTACAGGCCAGGGCGCAATTTCGAGAGCGGCACGTCCAGCTGGAAGACGGCCGCTTTGCGCTCGGGCGCGTTGATCTCGCGGGCTTCGACCAGCGGTGTTTCATAGGCTTTCACATCGCCCTGCAGAAATTCGACGTTCGTGAGTACGCGCACGGCGTTCTTTGGCAGCTTTTGTGGAGCAGTCTGTCCCGAAACGGGAATAGGCTCGCGCTTATCCCTTGCTGGATCGTAAACCTCGTACTGCATATAGAGATGCTGATCAGGCGTAAACACGTGCGTAATGTTCGGGACCAACTCTTCGCCGTCGCGAATCAGGGGATTGGGATTATTCTTCTTTGCCGACGCCGGCTCGCGCTGGCTGGCAAGCACGATCGAGCTCATCTTCAAGGGGGATTTTCTCAAATCGGGAACATTGATGTCCGTCTCGAATGAGCCCAGCTTCCCGGTTTGGTTCTCGCGTACGACGAACTTGAGGTGGAACCTGCCCGGAGGCAGCACGAACGCGGTGTTGTACTGAACGTTCTTGCGCCGGATCTGGCGCGACTCGTCGACTGCGAGCTTCACGGTTTCACGCGCATTGCCGATCGGGCGCTTCAGCTCATCTTGCACCACGCCAATGATGTCAATCGTGGCGCGATCTTTGTCCTTTTCCGTGACAAACGGCACTTGCGATCCGGGAATAATGATCGAGATAGGAATGTAGTAGTGGGCCTCGTCGAGCCGGAAGTAAGCTGCTGCCATGTACACGGCGACATCTACGTCAGGCAGCTCCGAGGACAGCTCGTCGAGCATCTGCTGCTCGCGGTCTTCCCGGTTGAAGTGCGCGTAGTCCTTCGGGCCGTAGTAGCCGTTGCGATACTCGAGTTTCAAATCGGAACGCTTCAGGACAACCTTTACTCGCCGATACTTGCCGTTCATCTCAGGATTGGTGCTGCGGTATCCGAGAACGTAGTAGGCGGAAGTGTCGCGCTGAACAGCGGTGAAAATTCCACTGAGATCGTTGTTGTCGAGGAAGGCCTTACCGCCGGTGTCGCCGGCAAGGGTGGTGAGCGTCTCCTGGCTGTCAGCGTTGCTGTTGAATTGATCCAGAACGGATTGGCCGGAGTATGCAGAGCGTCCGCGTAAACTCGCGCTCTGCGCCTCGCCTCCGGGAGGGAACGCTTGCAGGCCGCGCACGTCAAGCGTGTAGAGAGCAACGTTCGACTGCACGGCGGTGTTCACGGCAGCCCGCAGCTCAACCTGGTTCTCAATACCGGAGCGGCTCATGCCGTTGCTGAAGTAAATGATCGACTTCTTCTGATCGACCTTCGACAAGGACTTTGCGATCGTCTGAATCGCCTGCAGCTTGCGATCGGTGTTGAACTGGTTGTACTCGGAGTCGTCGGCGACGAACGATCCTCCGGTGTCCGGCGTACCTTCTGCGCTGCCGGTGTCGCCGGCCGCAAATCCCTGGCCTTCGCCCGAGGTGTAGCCGCGCAGCACGGCGGCGAGACGAGCTTTATCGTTCGTGAAATCCTGATCGATGCGCATTGATGTGTCCAGCGAGATCACGGCGACGAGATCCGCGGCGGCCATCTGCAGATCGACGTACTTCTGCGCTGCCTGCACCGCGCGATCGATGTCATCCTCTTCCATTCCGCTGAAGTCAAAGAAGAGCACGATGAGACGATGGTTTTTCAGGTCTTGTTTATTGATCGGCGTATTCGAACCAATGATCTTCAGTGGACCGGTCGTGCCGCTCACAGTCGGGCCTGCGGCTGTTCCCGCCGTTGCTACTGCATCGACATTTTCAAAGTCGAAGCTGGAGATTCTCTGCTGCTTACCGTCTTCGAAGATGGTGAAGTCGTCTTTCGTGAGCCCGCGGACGAGATTGCCTTGCTTGTCGCGCACGACAACGTTGGTCAGAACGAGATCGCTGGTGACACGGATGCGGTAATCGCCGGAGGTGGAGGATTGGGTGGATTGCGCGTCCTGCGCAGCAACGCAGACCGAGAACAGGATGCCCACACAGGTTGCGTAGAGAGTTAATCGATGTCTCCTCGTTACACTGTCATCCCTTCGACCGCCGCAAAGAACTTCCCCTCCCGTCTTCGTGTTTTTGCGGTCGAGGGGACCTGCTTTTGCTTCCCCGGCGACAAAACAGCAGGTCCCCCGCTCCGCAAAACCAGAGTGACGGTTCCGTGCGCTGTCTGGTGGCGGAGCGAGGGATGACAATTCTTCGTGGGATTCACGTTGTGGCATTTTCACGGCATCGGAAGCGGAGAAAAAAATCCTCATCAGAACCTGTACCTCGCACTCAAGTTCACCGTTCGCATCGAACCTGCAGCGATCACCTGCCCGTAAGTCGGCGTTCCAAGAACCGTTCCGATACTCGTGTACTCCGGATGATTGAAGACGTTGTTGGCTGAAATTCGCAGTTCGAGCGCGCGCGTGTCTTTGGCCAGCAGCGTCTTGCTGACTGACATGCCAAAGGTGAACTGTCCCGGCCCAATGATGCTGTTGCGCCGCGCATCGCCGAACGTTCCCGCAGCGGGAGGAGCGAATGCCGAGGTGTTGAACCAGCACTCGATCGTGCCGACGGGGAATCCATTCGGACACGTTCCGCTGTACGGCTCTCCGACGATGTTCGCGCGCAAAACGCCGTTTAAGCCTTGGGCGATGTCGGCAGGATTCCCCAGAATGCGAGGAGTGAATGAGAATCCAGACGCAAGCGTCACGTTGCCGCTCCACAACCAATCGCCAAAGACATTCTCGAGCCAGCCACCATTGTTGTTCAGCCATTTCTTG containing:
- a CDS encoding superoxide dismutase: MAHSLPPLPYDYSALEPYIDAQTMTLHHDKHHAAYVNNLNAALEKHPNLGSKSVEDLLRDLNSVPEDIRTAVRNNAGGHMNHTMFWQIMKSKGGGQPTGRVGDEIKKTFGSFEDFQKQFNDAGAKRFGSGWVWLVRSKAGKLEIISTANQDNPIIDGHHAIMGNDVWEHAYYLKYQNRRPEYLAAWWNVVNWDEVNKRFK
- a CDS encoding VWA domain-containing protein gives rise to the protein MGILFSVCVAAQDAQSTQSSTSGDYRIRVTSDLVLTNVVVRDKQGNLVRGLTKDDFTIFEDGKQQRISSFDFENVDAVATAGTAAGPTVSGTTGPLKIIGSNTPINKQDLKNHRLIVLFFDFSGMEEDDIDRAVQAAQKYVDLQMAAADLVAVISLDTSMRIDQDFTNDKARLAAVLRGYTSGEGQGFAAGDTGSAEGTPDTGGSFVADDSEYNQFNTDRKLQAIQTIAKSLSKVDQKKSIIYFSNGMSRSGIENQVELRAAVNTAVQSNVALYTLDVRGLQAFPPGGEAQSASLRGRSAYSGQSVLDQFNSNADSQETLTTLAGDTGGKAFLDNNDLSGIFTAVQRDTSAYYVLGYRSTNPEMNGKYRRVKVVLKRSDLKLEYRNGYYGPKDYAHFNREDREQQMLDELSSELPDVDVAVYMAAAYFRLDEAHYYIPISIIIPGSQVPFVTEKDKDRATIDIIGVVQDELKRPIGNARETVKLAVDESRQIRRKNVQYNTAFVLPPGRFHLKFVVRENQTGKLGSFETDINVPDLRKSPLKMSSIVLASQREPASAKKNNPNPLIRDGEELVPNITHVFTPDQHLYMQYEVYDPARDKREPIPVSGQTAPQKLPKNAVRVLTNVEFLQGDVKAYETPLVEAREINAPERKAAVFQLDVPLSKLRPGLYTCQVNVIDDAGGSFSFPRMAILIRQPANVTTAAQQQPLTRP